In one Trichlorobacter lovleyi SZ genomic region, the following are encoded:
- a CDS encoding sigma-54 interaction domain-containing protein, with product MADNDNCEQLKYFSHIMDSVADGVFTVDRDMHVIAFNRAAELMTGIKRADAVGRPCHEIFRTSVCDNGCPVREAMKKGKPVTNREVTIKNAEDKLIPVSVSASILYDDEGNPIGGVETLRSMKRIYAIMDSVADGLFTVDEGMHITHFNKAAEEITGVSAQEAIGRPCYEIFKSEACTGACPMVEAIATGQSIQREVEISDRKGRKKLISVSASTLYDAAGNVMGGVETVRDLTPITAIKEEIREKYSFRSLVSRNPAMRRLFDVMEDIAASNATVFLNGESGTGKELFARAIHDLSPRREGPMVIVNCGALPETLLESEIFGVRKGAFTGATENRPGRLELCNGGTFFLDEIGDLPLPLQVKLLRVLENHEFQPLGARSPIKADVRFITATHRNLEEMVAEGTFRQDLYFRINIVTLNIPPLRDRREDIPLLVDMALQRFNLTYNKKVRSVSPEVLKLLLTHSFPGNVRELLNLIEQSVILCRGTEITLDHLPTNFLGQSHEQAQNTRRSGKIPTAADLNALLSRYSGNRAEVARELNIDRTTLWRWMKRLGVKEF from the coding sequence ATGGCTGACAACGACAATTGCGAACAACTGAAATATTTCAGTCATATTATGGACTCCGTGGCAGATGGTGTCTTCACCGTAGACCGTGATATGCATGTCATTGCCTTTAACCGCGCTGCAGAGCTGATGACCGGCATTAAGAGAGCAGATGCGGTTGGGCGCCCCTGTCACGAGATTTTCCGCACCTCGGTCTGTGACAATGGTTGTCCGGTACGGGAAGCAATGAAGAAGGGCAAACCGGTTACCAACCGTGAAGTAACCATTAAAAATGCAGAAGATAAGTTGATTCCGGTTTCAGTCAGCGCCTCCATTCTCTATGACGATGAAGGCAACCCGATTGGCGGGGTTGAGACTCTGCGCAGCATGAAGCGTATCTACGCGATTATGGACAGCGTTGCCGATGGCCTCTTTACGGTTGACGAAGGGATGCACATCACTCACTTTAACAAGGCTGCCGAAGAAATTACCGGGGTTTCCGCTCAGGAAGCGATCGGCAGGCCCTGCTATGAAATCTTTAAATCCGAAGCCTGCACCGGTGCCTGCCCGATGGTTGAAGCCATTGCCACCGGCCAATCCATCCAACGGGAAGTGGAAATCAGTGATCGCAAAGGGCGTAAGAAGCTGATCTCAGTCAGCGCATCTACCCTCTATGATGCAGCCGGCAATGTCATGGGCGGAGTGGAAACCGTCCGCGACCTGACACCGATTACTGCAATTAAAGAAGAAATTCGTGAAAAATACTCGTTCCGCAGCCTGGTGAGCCGTAACCCTGCCATGCGGCGCCTGTTTGACGTCATGGAAGATATCGCTGCCAGCAATGCAACCGTCTTCCTGAACGGTGAAAGCGGCACCGGGAAAGAGCTATTTGCCAGGGCTATCCACGATTTAAGCCCCCGCCGCGAAGGTCCGATGGTAATCGTCAACTGTGGCGCCTTGCCGGAAACCCTGCTTGAGTCAGAGATCTTCGGTGTCCGCAAAGGAGCCTTTACCGGTGCAACAGAAAACCGCCCCGGGCGGCTTGAACTGTGTAACGGCGGCACATTCTTCCTGGATGAAATCGGTGACCTGCCATTGCCGCTGCAGGTAAAACTGCTGCGTGTCCTGGAAAACCATGAGTTCCAGCCACTTGGCGCCCGTTCTCCCATCAAGGCCGATGTCCGCTTCATCACCGCAACCCACCGTAATCTTGAAGAGATGGTGGCGGAAGGCACCTTCCGTCAGGATCTCTACTTCAGAATCAATATTGTTACCCTCAACATCCCTCCCCTGCGTGACCGTCGCGAGGATATCCCCCTGCTTGTTGATATGGCTCTGCAACGTTTCAACCTCACCTACAATAAAAAAGTCCGCTCTGTTTCACCTGAAGTCTTGAAGCTGTTGCTTACCCACTCCTTTCCCGGCAACGTCAGAGAACTCTTGAATCTGATCGAACAGTCAGTCATACTCTGCCGCGGAACAGAGATCACTCTGGATCACCTGCCAACTAACTTTCTGGGGCAATCCCACGAGCAGGCGCAGAACACGCGTCGTTCCGGCAAGATTCCGACCGCCGCAGATCTGAATGCCCTGTTAAGCCGCTATAGCGGCAATCGGGCCGAAGTTGCACGGGAGCTGAATATCGACCGTACAACCCTTTGGCGTTGGATGAAAAGGCTTGGTGTGAAGGAGTTTTAA
- a CDS encoding tetratricopeptide repeat protein gives MTRADLQQKAHAIDTLFDLGRIDEGKAAILEALEAAKDDPAYHFYFQAEAAGYLDHNSKEQGRLFTEALDLAPDDLFLMRVVGVWQLMNGKVWSAVRTFDRVLALEPNDGDTLRCMGIAHSRLDRDRKAIKFYEQALSVNAADSDAMRQIGVSLSKLGEDRESLDWFRKALALNEQDYDSMRQLGISLAMLSDYEGALQWLRLAQTVNPQDYETRLNMALVLKKMRGEETWLERVSIKLGRWMSRIWGKLLDRFNLR, from the coding sequence TTGACACGCGCAGACCTGCAGCAAAAAGCACATGCCATTGACACCCTGTTTGACCTTGGCCGGATTGATGAAGGAAAGGCCGCGATTTTGGAAGCCCTGGAAGCTGCCAAGGATGATCCGGCCTATCACTTTTATTTTCAGGCTGAGGCAGCCGGCTATCTTGACCACAACAGCAAAGAGCAGGGACGCCTGTTCACTGAAGCCCTCGATCTGGCACCTGACGACCTGTTCCTGATGCGGGTGGTCGGGGTCTGGCAGCTGATGAACGGCAAGGTATGGTCAGCCGTGCGCACCTTTGACCGCGTGCTGGCACTTGAACCGAATGATGGCGATACCCTGCGCTGCATGGGAATTGCCCATTCACGGCTTGACCGGGATCGCAAGGCCATTAAATTTTATGAACAGGCCTTGTCAGTTAATGCTGCAGACAGTGATGCAATGCGTCAGATCGGTGTTTCCCTTTCAAAACTGGGTGAGGACAGGGAGTCACTGGACTGGTTCCGCAAGGCACTGGCACTGAATGAACAGGATTACGACTCCATGCGGCAGTTGGGGATCTCGCTGGCCATGCTGTCAGATTACGAAGGGGCCCTGCAGTGGTTACGCCTTGCCCAGACCGTGAATCCGCAGGATTACGAGACACGGCTGAACATGGCACTGGTACTGAAGAAGATGCGTGGGGAAGAAACCTGGCTTGAGCGGGTTTCAATCAAGCTGGGACGCTGGATGAGCCGTATCTGGGGCAAGTTACTGGATCGGTTTAATCTACGCTAA
- the ppk1 gene encoding polyphosphate kinase 1 yields MTAARKLGKHKGKKMDQVHQGGEAAPVKKTAQPRRRAVKAVPQVDKELNELPDIQVFDLDDSQWYLNRELTWLAFNRRVMSEASDPRTPLLERVKFLAIVGANLDEFFMKRIGGLKQQLAAGVQELTIDGRTPRQQLQECHVQVRTLVTDKAVLYRQLVHLLDEKGIEVVGWKDLTSREQKALRELYARDIYPLLTPQSIDPAHPFPFVSNLSLNLLVTVRYPREKDVSMARVKVPLGSGVARFMRVGKGERFVPLEEVMAANLDMLFPGMKVVSCELFRVTRNANTEKDEEKADDLVAMIESELQERRFAPIVRLEVVPGMDPVHKGRLAAELDLDEASDVFEVSEMLGMRDLFEIACLNHPKLHDPPHHPEDHPQLMSSRNIFHIIRNSGDFLVKHPYQSFASSVERFLNEAADDPKVCAIKMTLYRTSKEGRLIESLVRAAENGKQVAVVVELKARFDEAANLRIAERMEEAGIHVTYGVVGLKTHCKVILVVRRDYNGIRRYVHIGTGNYHTDTARLYSDLGLFTSDDAIGQDLTELFNYLTTGLSPKRTYKKLLPAPKLLKRSLLEKIEREITLHQEKGGGLIQFKMNALDDGDIVKSLYRACQAGVRVDLYVRDSCRFRPGVPGLSDTAKVVSIVGRFLEHSRLYYFRNGGQEEYFIGSADAMKRNLESRVEILVPVESLALQQQLRELLDAHVADQRYAWEMQPDGSYLQRQPASGQEQSGLHQLLIAQANQSAREAQRLKRRVTKLLSN; encoded by the coding sequence GTGACTGCTGCTCGCAAGCTTGGTAAACATAAGGGGAAGAAGATGGATCAGGTGCACCAGGGGGGTGAAGCCGCTCCTGTTAAGAAAACGGCTCAGCCACGACGTCGGGCCGTTAAAGCGGTACCGCAAGTTGATAAGGAGCTAAACGAGCTGCCTGACATTCAAGTCTTTGACCTTGATGACAGCCAATGGTATCTGAACCGTGAACTGACCTGGCTGGCCTTTAACCGGCGGGTGATGAGTGAGGCATCAGACCCGCGAACTCCCCTGCTGGAGCGGGTCAAGTTTCTGGCCATAGTCGGTGCCAATCTGGATGAGTTTTTTATGAAGCGGATTGGCGGTTTGAAACAGCAACTGGCAGCAGGTGTGCAGGAACTGACCATTGACGGGCGTACTCCCCGCCAGCAGTTGCAGGAATGTCATGTTCAGGTCCGTACGCTGGTCACTGACAAAGCTGTCTTGTACAGGCAGCTGGTGCACTTGCTTGATGAGAAGGGCATTGAGGTGGTGGGGTGGAAAGATCTTACCAGCCGTGAGCAAAAGGCGTTACGCGAGCTGTATGCACGAGACATCTATCCGCTCCTGACCCCCCAGTCAATTGACCCGGCCCATCCCTTTCCCTTTGTCTCCAACCTTTCGCTGAACCTGCTGGTAACGGTCCGCTATCCCCGTGAAAAAGATGTTTCAATGGCGCGGGTCAAGGTGCCGCTTGGCTCCGGTGTGGCCCGTTTTATGCGGGTCGGCAAAGGGGAACGTTTTGTACCGCTGGAAGAGGTGATGGCTGCAAATCTTGATATGCTGTTTCCGGGTATGAAGGTGGTTTCCTGTGAACTTTTCCGGGTAACCCGCAATGCCAACACAGAGAAGGATGAAGAAAAGGCTGATGATCTGGTGGCAATGATTGAGTCAGAGCTGCAGGAACGCCGCTTTGCTCCGATTGTACGGCTTGAGGTGGTGCCCGGCATGGATCCGGTCCATAAAGGTCGCCTGGCCGCAGAACTGGATCTTGATGAGGCCAGTGATGTGTTTGAAGTATCAGAGATGCTGGGGATGCGTGACCTGTTTGAGATTGCCTGTCTGAACCATCCGAAACTGCATGATCCGCCCCACCATCCGGAAGATCATCCCCAGTTGATGTCGTCCCGCAACATCTTTCATATCATCCGTAACAGCGGTGATTTTCTGGTCAAACATCCGTATCAGTCGTTTGCCAGTTCAGTTGAGCGTTTTCTGAATGAGGCAGCCGATGATCCCAAGGTCTGTGCCATCAAGATGACCCTCTATCGTACCTCAAAGGAGGGGCGGTTAATTGAGTCGTTGGTGCGGGCAGCAGAAAATGGTAAGCAGGTGGCGGTGGTGGTGGAGTTGAAGGCCCGTTTTGATGAGGCGGCCAACCTGAGGATTGCCGAGCGGATGGAGGAGGCCGGTATCCATGTTACCTACGGCGTGGTGGGCCTTAAAACCCACTGCAAGGTGATTCTGGTGGTGCGGCGTGATTACAACGGTATCCGGCGTTATGTGCATATCGGTACCGGCAACTATCATACTGACACGGCCCGTCTCTACAGTGACCTTGGTCTGTTCACGAGCGATGATGCCATTGGTCAGGACCTGACCGAACTGTTTAATTATCTGACCACTGGTCTCTCTCCAAAGCGGACCTATAAAAAACTGCTGCCGGCCCCCAAGTTGTTAAAACGGTCCCTGCTTGAAAAGATTGAGCGGGAGATCACGCTACATCAAGAAAAGGGCGGAGGGCTGATTCAGTTCAAAATGAATGCCCTTGATGATGGCGACATTGTGAAAAGCCTGTATCGGGCCTGTCAGGCCGGAGTGCGGGTAGATCTCTATGTGCGGGATTCGTGCCGGTTCAGGCCGGGGGTGCCGGGACTTTCTGATACGGCTAAAGTGGTCAGTATTGTCGGGCGCTTTCTGGAACACAGTCGTCTGTATTATTTTAGAAATGGCGGTCAGGAAGAATATTTCATTGGTTCTGCTGATGCCATGAAACGGAACCTTGAATCGCGGGTTGAGATTCTGGTCCCGGTTGAGTCGTTAGCGTTACAGCAACAGTTACGGGAGCTGCTGGATGCCCATGTTGCTGACCAGCGCTATGCCTGGGAGATGCAACCGGATGGCAGTTATCTGCAGCGACAACCGGCCAGTGGTCAGGAACAGAGCGGGCTGCATCAACTCCTGATTGCTCAGGCCAATCAATCGGCGCGGGAGGCACAGCGTTTAAAGCGGCGTGTAACCAAACTATTAAGTAATTGA
- a CDS encoding ATP-dependent helicase: MSQLNPEQFIAVHHTEGPLLVLAGAGSGKTQVITSRIVHLLGTLKVPADQILAVTFTNKAAKEMQERVKRAAGAKSEGMLISTFHSLGVRILRRDIRRLGYKPNFTIYSDSDQSGVVRQALSDLNIDTKQFQPDMVRWQISMAKNRLIAPDQYPKLSTNPLEQVTAAVYPRYQHLLRAYNAIDFDDIIMLTVRMLEELPEVRQHWQDRFRYIMVDEYQDTNAGQYKLISLLAQGHGNLCVVGDDDQAIYGWRGADIANILNFSAERSSCKVVKLEQNYRSTGTILNAANTVIRNNSKRSDKALWTASGTGELISLLVADTDDEEARQVVEQLQLAQYRDKRPWRDFAILYRSNAQSRAFEEALRMEEVPYVLVGGQKFFERKEVKDSLSYLAVLANPRDEAALVRTINFPRRGIGGTSLLRLQQWSLEHNLSLYDTLGMADQIEGLSEATRKAVNGFHTMIRQELADFTSNNMASQATALFKRLGINQELYRTIDNPLQARKRIENIEQVINALAGFEERNPTAGLADFLERIALLEDNRRETDNDQPQDAVTLMSLHASKGLEFPQVFLVGLEEGLLPHHRSIDEDPEVAEERRLCYVGITRARERLTISRCLKRRKYGTWEERQPSRFLAEIPPELFEGGDTEHKEAEPVDMGMDFFARMQNM, translated from the coding sequence ATGTCACAACTCAATCCTGAACAATTCATCGCTGTCCACCATACCGAAGGCCCTCTACTGGTGCTGGCAGGTGCCGGATCAGGCAAGACTCAGGTCATCACCAGCCGGATCGTGCATCTGCTTGGCACCCTCAAAGTCCCGGCAGACCAGATCCTTGCGGTTACCTTTACCAACAAGGCTGCCAAAGAGATGCAGGAACGGGTCAAGCGGGCGGCAGGTGCCAAGTCGGAAGGGATGCTGATCAGCACCTTTCACTCACTGGGGGTCCGCATCCTGCGCCGCGATATCCGCAGACTGGGCTACAAACCCAACTTCACCATCTACAGTGATAGTGATCAGTCTGGCGTGGTGCGTCAGGCCCTTTCAGACCTGAATATCGACACCAAACAGTTTCAACCGGATATGGTGCGTTGGCAGATTTCCATGGCCAAGAACCGACTGATTGCTCCTGATCAGTATCCCAAGTTGTCAACCAATCCGCTTGAGCAGGTTACCGCAGCGGTCTATCCCCGCTACCAACATCTGCTGCGGGCCTACAATGCCATCGATTTTGACGACATCATCATGCTGACGGTACGGATGCTGGAGGAACTGCCTGAGGTTCGTCAGCACTGGCAGGACCGCTTCCGCTATATCATGGTGGATGAATACCAGGATACCAATGCCGGCCAGTACAAGCTGATTTCATTGCTGGCACAGGGGCATGGCAACCTCTGCGTGGTGGGTGACGATGACCAGGCCATCTATGGCTGGCGCGGTGCAGATATTGCGAATATCCTCAACTTTTCTGCTGAACGCAGCAGCTGCAAGGTAGTTAAACTGGAGCAGAACTATCGCTCCACCGGCACCATCCTGAATGCGGCAAACACCGTGATCCGCAACAACAGCAAACGCAGTGACAAGGCACTCTGGACCGCCTCAGGCACTGGCGAGCTGATCAGCCTGCTGGTGGCGGATACCGATGACGAAGAAGCCCGCCAGGTGGTGGAGCAGCTCCAACTGGCGCAATATCGTGACAAGCGTCCCTGGCGTGACTTTGCCATTCTGTACCGTTCCAATGCCCAGAGCCGCGCCTTTGAAGAAGCGCTACGGATGGAAGAAGTACCGTACGTACTGGTGGGCGGCCAGAAGTTCTTTGAGCGTAAGGAAGTGAAAGACTCCCTCTCCTACCTGGCAGTACTGGCCAACCCGCGGGACGAGGCTGCCCTGGTCAGAACCATCAACTTCCCAAGACGGGGCATCGGCGGCACCAGCCTGCTACGCCTGCAGCAGTGGTCCCTGGAACACAATCTGTCGCTGTACGACACCCTGGGCATGGCCGACCAGATCGAAGGGCTCAGTGAGGCAACCCGTAAGGCAGTGAACGGCTTTCATACCATGATTAGACAGGAACTGGCTGACTTTACCAGCAATAACATGGCTTCCCAGGCAACCGCCCTGTTCAAGCGGCTGGGAATCAATCAGGAGCTGTATCGCACCATTGACAACCCGCTGCAGGCCCGCAAGCGGATTGAAAATATCGAACAGGTGATCAATGCCCTGGCCGGTTTTGAGGAACGAAACCCGACTGCAGGGCTGGCAGATTTTCTGGAGCGGATCGCCCTGTTGGAAGATAACCGGCGGGAAACTGACAATGACCAGCCCCAGGATGCTGTTACGTTAATGTCGCTACACGCCAGCAAAGGTCTGGAATTTCCACAGGTCTTTCTGGTTGGTCTGGAGGAAGGACTGCTGCCCCACCACCGCTCCATTGATGAAGACCCTGAGGTGGCTGAGGAGCGGCGGCTCTGCTATGTGGGGATCACCCGCGCCAGGGAACGCCTGACCATCTCACGTTGCCTGAAACGCCGTAAATACGGAACCTGGGAGGAACGCCAGCCCAGCAGGTTTCTGGCTGAAATCCCACCGGAGCTGTTTGAAGGTGGAGATACGGAACACAAAGAAGCAGAACCGGTTGATATGGGGATGGATTTTTTTGCCCGAATGCAGAATATGTAG
- a CDS encoding antitoxin family protein, giving the protein MPQAITAVYENGVFIPQTPVNLPQHTAVIISLPAVSHSKSGKRFSALLQEPLIAEHIVIPPRDELHER; this is encoded by the coding sequence ATGCCCCAAGCCATAACCGCCGTCTATGAAAACGGAGTTTTTATTCCTCAAACTCCTGTCAATTTACCCCAACATACAGCCGTCATCATCTCTCTTCCTGCTGTCTCTCATTCAAAGTCCGGCAAACGTTTCTCAGCTTTGTTGCAAGAACCGCTCATAGCTGAGCATATTGTAATACCTCCACGAGACGAGCTTCATGAACGTTAA
- a CDS encoding PIN domain-containing protein codes for MNVKAFIDTNIFVYAAIQAADSLAKRESAVALLNSPTRYVVSTQVLNEFAAVLLKKKFSDKLIRTRVESIANECSIAVVDMKTIRLGWDLRQRYNLSLWDSLIAASALIAKCTILYTEDMQNGLLIDNSLHVVNPF; via the coding sequence ATGAACGTTAAGGCATTCATTGACACCAACATTTTTGTGTACGCAGCAATCCAGGCAGCAGATTCACTTGCAAAACGGGAGTCTGCCGTTGCTCTTTTAAACAGCCCCACCCGGTATGTAGTCAGCACACAGGTACTTAACGAATTTGCCGCCGTTCTGTTAAAGAAAAAATTTAGCGACAAACTTATCAGAACCAGAGTTGAATCCATTGCAAACGAATGCAGCATCGCTGTTGTTGATATGAAGACCATCCGGCTGGGTTGGGATCTGCGCCAGCGTTACAACCTCTCCTTATGGGATAGCCTGATAGCTGCTTCAGCCCTGATCGCAAAGTGTACTATTCTCTACACTGAAGACATGCAAAACGGACTGCTTATTGATAACAGTCTCCACGTTGTGAACCCGTTTTAG
- a CDS encoding Lcl C-terminal domain-containing protein yields the protein MKARTNRQMMTTKPALLAALFLLGLLLMSASAWADRYSYSTDGSQVIDSTTGLTWQRCVAGMSWSGTTCTGTAATYTHQAALAYAKTQTGWKLPNIKELGSIVDRTRSNPAIDTTAFPATPAGYTWSASPYAGNSYGAWYVSFDHGLVDYSNRGYSVYVRLVRAGQ from the coding sequence ATGAAAGCACGTACAAACAGACAGATGATGACAACGAAACCAGCACTGTTGGCTGCCCTGTTCTTGCTGGGGCTGTTGCTGATGAGCGCATCGGCATGGGCAGATCGTTATAGTTACTCTACCGATGGCAGCCAGGTGATTGACAGCACAACCGGGCTTACCTGGCAGCGCTGTGTGGCTGGTATGAGCTGGAGCGGAACCACCTGCACAGGTACTGCCGCCACCTATACCCATCAGGCAGCCCTGGCCTATGCCAAGACCCAGACCGGCTGGAAGCTGCCCAACATTAAAGAACTGGGCAGCATTGTGGATAGAACCCGCAGCAACCCGGCCATTGATACCACCGCCTTTCCAGCCACACCGGCAGGCTACACCTGGTCTGCTTCTCCCTATGCAGGCAATAGTTACGGCGCCTGGTACGTCAGTTTCGACCATGGGCTCGTTGACTACAGCAACCGTGGCTATTCCGTCTATGTGCGGTTAGTGCGTGCCGGTCAGTGA
- a CDS encoding RNA-directed DNA polymerase, translated as MKAVYSPNLPVSVRFSACHAAWLQARRGKKPSANQLLFEARWLDNLHQLYSSLRAGCWQPAPTVCFTVTHPKTREIHAPAFADRIVHHLLVDRLQRLYEPVFVYDSYANRTAKGSHAAVDRLQQMIRRRNGQGWYLQLDIHNYFNSIHRPTLYALLCRRLDLALQKGKLADSQRLALRSLCHKLLARKSREIERPGAAPSSVPPHKRLRNARPQCGLPVGNLTSQFFANVYLNELDQFIKHQLKVRNYLRYVDDFVLLADSKEQLRTWQAEIAAFLETRLQLRLKDAVVLAPLHHGVDFLGYRVYCGHRLVRPRVVKHCCKKLSGWWQQYGQAAQMVSTESFSKLQALLGSYWGHFCHANSVRLRHALFKRFNWLHNFFQLHADAGLVVKQPARHKLARRRNAMKIVYT; from the coding sequence GTGAAAGCAGTCTATTCTCCCAATCTGCCGGTGTCTGTCCGGTTTTCTGCCTGCCATGCTGCCTGGCTACAGGCCAGGCGCGGCAAAAAGCCCAGCGCCAATCAACTTTTGTTTGAGGCACGTTGGCTGGATAACCTGCACCAGTTGTACAGCAGCCTGCGTGCTGGCTGCTGGCAGCCAGCCCCCACTGTTTGTTTTACCGTAACTCACCCCAAGACCCGTGAGATACATGCGCCGGCGTTTGCCGACCGGATTGTCCACCACCTGCTGGTGGATCGGCTTCAGCGCCTGTATGAACCGGTATTTGTATACGATAGCTATGCTAACCGCACTGCTAAGGGTAGCCACGCAGCGGTTGATCGTCTGCAGCAGATGATCCGCCGCAGAAACGGACAGGGCTGGTATCTGCAACTGGATATCCATAACTATTTTAACAGCATCCATCGCCCTACCTTATATGCCCTGCTGTGCCGCCGTCTTGATCTGGCCTTGCAGAAAGGAAAGCTGGCAGATAGCCAGAGACTGGCGTTACGCAGCCTGTGTCATAAGTTACTTGCCCGTAAAAGCCGAGAAATTGAACGGCCTGGGGCTGCGCCATCTTCTGTGCCGCCCCACAAACGGCTTCGTAACGCCCGACCCCAGTGCGGTTTGCCGGTGGGTAATCTTACCAGCCAGTTTTTTGCCAATGTCTATCTGAATGAGCTGGATCAATTCATCAAGCATCAACTAAAGGTGCGGAATTATCTGCGCTATGTGGATGATTTTGTGCTGTTGGCAGACAGTAAAGAGCAGTTGCGTACATGGCAGGCAGAGATAGCTGCTTTTCTTGAAACCAGACTGCAGCTGCGCCTGAAAGATGCCGTGGTGCTGGCGCCGTTACATCATGGGGTGGATTTTCTGGGGTATCGGGTCTACTGCGGCCATCGCCTTGTGCGCCCCAGGGTAGTAAAGCACTGCTGCAAGAAGCTTTCAGGTTGGTGGCAACAGTATGGCCAAGCTGCCCAGATGGTCAGCACAGAGTCTTTCAGCAAATTGCAAGCGCTGCTGGGCAGCTATTGGGGGCATTTCTGCCATGCCAATAGTGTGCGTCTTCGCCATGCACTGTTTAAGCGATTTAACTGGCTGCACAATTTTTTTCAGTTACATGCTGATGCTGGCCTTGTTGTAAAACAACCGGCGCGTCACAAGCTTGCACGCCGCCGTAACGCAATGAAGATAGTTTACACCTAA
- a CDS encoding Lcl domain-containing protein — translation MIRQRYLLSCAAASQVGGLALWSASPYAGNSNNAWNVNFNNGNVNNNNRNNTNYVRLVRAGQWS, via the coding sequence ATGATAAGGCAGCGCTACCTTTTAAGCTGTGCTGCTGCGTCGCAAGTGGGCGGGTTGGCGTTGTGGTCTGCTTCTCCCTATGCAGGCAATAGTAACAACGCCTGGAACGTCAATTTCAACAATGGCAACGTTAACAACAACAACCGTAACAATACCAACTATGTGCGGTTAGTGCGTGCCGGTCAATGGAGCTAA
- a CDS encoding four helix bundle protein → MHTSLPPIYRDCRRLLVHTEEMVRCFSRYHKYTLGTDLRQQAMAIMRTVHRLVFDKAQQKEHLNSLIWLVDDYKLSLQLGMELGVFNQASPAKRKQPTAGVPFSHFETAAHLAAAVGKQCGGWWRSAQNKPCSARSDVSPESCDGRAIAAFTGQQSAPATGRAQDRPASLSTRSASNEATP, encoded by the coding sequence ATGCATACATCATTACCACCCATATACCGTGATTGCCGCAGGCTGCTGGTGCATACTGAAGAGATGGTGCGTTGCTTCAGCCGTTACCATAAGTACACCTTGGGAACGGATCTGAGGCAACAGGCCATGGCAATCATGCGTACCGTGCATAGGCTGGTGTTTGACAAGGCCCAGCAGAAAGAGCACCTGAACAGCCTGATCTGGCTGGTGGATGACTATAAGCTCAGTCTGCAGCTTGGCATGGAGCTGGGGGTTTTCAATCAGGCAAGCCCGGCTAAACGGAAACAGCCGACAGCCGGGGTACCGTTCTCTCATTTTGAAACTGCGGCGCATCTTGCCGCAGCAGTAGGCAAACAGTGTGGTGGCTGGTGGCGCTCTGCACAAAATAAACCGTGCAGCGCCAGATCGGATGTATCACCAGAATCGTGCGATGGCCGTGCAATAGCGGCCTTCACCGGGCAACAGTCTGCGCCTGCCACTGGCAGGGCGCAGGATCGTCCCGCTTCACTGAGTACCCGTTCCGCCTCAAACGAGGCTACACCATGA